One Onychostoma macrolepis isolate SWU-2019 chromosome 10, ASM1243209v1, whole genome shotgun sequence genomic region harbors:
- the hhla2a.1 gene encoding uncharacterized protein hhla2a.1 isoform X2, whose product MSLSSHSISEGNASLLVKQVDTRSKGRYKCVVNNVTVTYVVATVEAPIRTVSIDINPSGLIHCSTKDVYPAPVVQWSTEPRLSPAALQPITRMAPGGKSLFTVESILKQQNNSLDYIYVCNITSKYGTHTRTASLQLQEMTGFEGKDLVIPCKAPKKLQSFSLVWAFTIANKTTDILTYDSRTHKSRSFWDNAELEEDNALKGDVSLTLENTVGSEHSGIYTCTFSGAETQHLIQSRVVITSARQEKDFVKYNLWMLGIVVGLIALLALTLVIKRYRAKSKRNLESAQEDAEMQSMNPDKTSEETQARNKLTTQPSASHS is encoded by the exons ATGTCTCTGTCCAGCCACAGCATCTCTGAGGGAAACGCATCGCTGCTTGTGAAACAAGTAGATACGAGGAGTAAAGGACGCTACAAATGTGTGGTCAACAATGTAACTGTGACATATGTTGTTGCAACAGTGGAAG CTCCCATCAGGACAGTCTCCATTGACATCAATCCCTCTGGTCTGATTCATTGCTCTACTAAAGACGTCTATCCAGCACCGGTGGTGCAGTGGAGCACAGAACCCAGGTTAAGTCCTGCTGCCCTGCAGCCCATCACCCGCATGGCTCCTGGCGGAAAGAGCCTCTTTACAGTGGAGAGCATcctaaaacagcaaaacaacaGCCTTgattatatttatgtgtgtaaCATCACCTCTAAATACGGCACGCACACACGGACAGCTTCATTACAGTTGCAAG AAATGACCGGCTTTGAAGGGAAAGACCTGGTTATTCCATGTAAAGCTCCTAAGAAACTTCAGTCCTTCTCTCTCGTCTGGGCTTTTACGATAGCAAACAAAACCACAGATATCCTCACGTACGACAGCCGGACTCATAAATCCAGAAGCTTCTGGGATAATGCAGAACTAGAGGAGGACAACGCATTGAAGGGAGACGTTTCACTAACCCTGGAGAACACTGTTGGCTCAGAACATTCTGGAATCTACACTTGTACCTTCTCAGGAGCAGAGACACAGCATCTGATACAGAGCCGTGTTGTTATTACATCCGCCAGGCAGGAGAAAG attttgtgaaatataatcTGTGGATGTTGGGTATCGTTGTGGGATTAATCGCTCTTCTTGCACTCACATTAGTTATAAAAAGATACCGAG caaaatcaaaaagaaaTCTGGAAAGTGCTCAAGAGGATGCGGAAATGCAAAGCATGAACCCAG ACAAAACATCAGAAGAAACACAAGCCAGAAATAAACTAACAACACAGCCCTCAGCTTCTCACAGTTAG
- the hhla2a.1 gene encoding uncharacterized protein hhla2a.1 isoform X1 — protein sequence MSRTHYGACVVLWIFSLVACKVPEVRVTCIFSKDCILPCSFTPTSGDVKIQWFQQEALIFSVQPAGQRFNHGNMSLSSHSISEGNASLLVKQVDTRSKGRYKCVVNNVTVTYVVATVEAPIRTVSIDINPSGLIHCSTKDVYPAPVVQWSTEPRLSPAALQPITRMAPGGKSLFTVESILKQQNNSLDYIYVCNITSKYGTHTRTASLQLQEMTGFEGKDLVIPCKAPKKLQSFSLVWAFTIANKTTDILTYDSRTHKSRSFWDNAELEEDNALKGDVSLTLENTVGSEHSGIYTCTFSGAETQHLIQSRVVITSARQEKDFVKYNLWMLGIVVGLIALLALTLVIKRYRAKSKRNLESAQEDAEMQSMNPDKTSEETQARNKLTTQPSASHS from the exons AGGTTCGTGTGACCTGCATCTTCTCTAAGGACTGTATTCTTCCCTGTTCTTTCACGCCCACTAGTGGTGATGTGAAGATCCAGTGGTTCCAGCAGGAGGCGCTCATATTCAGTGTGCAGCCGGCGGGACAGAGGTTCAACCATGGCAACATGTCTCTGTCCAGCCACAGCATCTCTGAGGGAAACGCATCGCTGCTTGTGAAACAAGTAGATACGAGGAGTAAAGGACGCTACAAATGTGTGGTCAACAATGTAACTGTGACATATGTTGTTGCAACAGTGGAAG CTCCCATCAGGACAGTCTCCATTGACATCAATCCCTCTGGTCTGATTCATTGCTCTACTAAAGACGTCTATCCAGCACCGGTGGTGCAGTGGAGCACAGAACCCAGGTTAAGTCCTGCTGCCCTGCAGCCCATCACCCGCATGGCTCCTGGCGGAAAGAGCCTCTTTACAGTGGAGAGCATcctaaaacagcaaaacaacaGCCTTgattatatttatgtgtgtaaCATCACCTCTAAATACGGCACGCACACACGGACAGCTTCATTACAGTTGCAAG AAATGACCGGCTTTGAAGGGAAAGACCTGGTTATTCCATGTAAAGCTCCTAAGAAACTTCAGTCCTTCTCTCTCGTCTGGGCTTTTACGATAGCAAACAAAACCACAGATATCCTCACGTACGACAGCCGGACTCATAAATCCAGAAGCTTCTGGGATAATGCAGAACTAGAGGAGGACAACGCATTGAAGGGAGACGTTTCACTAACCCTGGAGAACACTGTTGGCTCAGAACATTCTGGAATCTACACTTGTACCTTCTCAGGAGCAGAGACACAGCATCTGATACAGAGCCGTGTTGTTATTACATCCGCCAGGCAGGAGAAAG attttgtgaaatataatcTGTGGATGTTGGGTATCGTTGTGGGATTAATCGCTCTTCTTGCACTCACATTAGTTATAAAAAGATACCGAG caaaatcaaaaagaaaTCTGGAAAGTGCTCAAGAGGATGCGGAAATGCAAAGCATGAACCCAG ACAAAACATCAGAAGAAACACAAGCCAGAAATAAACTAACAACACAGCCCTCAGCTTCTCACAGTTAG